A genomic window from Micromonospora sp. WMMA1947 includes:
- a CDS encoding histidine kinase, translating into MGGNLSAVFAVVSLVTALAAALWAVLRLRGRRGIATATQRATYEVLHTAGLAAEPLRAGLTAADAAKAVRHLRALVGAAGLALTDRDTLLAVDGQGAHHGDQLVAAARRAVGSGRSTVLGESELRCDLVDCPVRGAVVAPLRADGRVVGALVAVAGERPAPGLVQATLETAHWAGDQLALAELESSRERLARAEVRALRAQISPHFIYNALTAIGSFVRTDPERARELILEFAEFTRYSFRAHGEFTTLAEELRSIDRYLTIERARFGERLQVRLQIAPEVLPVTLPFLCLQPLVENAVRHGLSRKPGTGMVSIEARDAGAECHITVEDDGVGMDPTTLTAGIAEVSGAAADPADDPGQHVGLSNVDERLRSVFGDGFGLVVETGLGSGTKVSMRVPKFHPGVRATS; encoded by the coding sequence GTGGGTGGCAACCTCTCCGCCGTCTTCGCCGTCGTCTCGCTCGTGACCGCGTTGGCGGCGGCGCTCTGGGCGGTGCTGCGGCTGCGTGGCCGACGGGGCATCGCCACGGCGACGCAGCGCGCCACGTACGAGGTGCTGCACACCGCCGGGCTCGCCGCCGAGCCGCTGCGCGCCGGGCTGACCGCCGCGGACGCGGCGAAGGCCGTACGCCATCTGCGGGCCCTGGTGGGCGCGGCCGGGCTGGCGCTGACGGACCGGGACACGCTGCTCGCCGTCGACGGGCAGGGCGCGCACCACGGCGATCAACTGGTCGCGGCGGCCCGGCGCGCGGTCGGCAGCGGGCGTTCCACCGTGCTGGGCGAGTCGGAGCTGCGCTGCGACCTGGTCGACTGCCCGGTCCGCGGCGCGGTGGTGGCGCCGCTGCGCGCGGACGGCCGGGTGGTCGGCGCGCTGGTGGCGGTGGCTGGCGAGCGGCCGGCCCCGGGTCTGGTGCAGGCCACGCTGGAGACCGCGCACTGGGCGGGTGACCAGCTCGCCCTGGCCGAGCTGGAGTCGTCGCGGGAACGGCTCGCCCGGGCCGAGGTACGCGCGCTGCGCGCCCAGATCAGCCCGCACTTCATCTACAACGCGCTGACCGCGATCGGCTCGTTCGTGCGCACCGACCCGGAACGGGCGCGGGAGCTGATCCTGGAGTTCGCCGAGTTCACCCGCTACTCGTTCCGGGCGCACGGCGAGTTCACCACGCTCGCCGAGGAGCTGCGCTCGATCGACCGCTACCTGACCATCGAGCGGGCGCGCTTCGGCGAGCGGCTCCAGGTGCGCCTCCAGATCGCACCCGAGGTGCTGCCGGTGACGTTGCCCTTCCTCTGCCTCCAGCCGCTCGTGGAGAACGCCGTCCGCCACGGGTTGTCCCGCAAGCCGGGCACCGGCATGGTGAGCATCGAGGCCCGGGACGCGGGCGCGGAGTGTCACATCACGGTGGAGGACGACGGAGTGGGGATGGATCCGACGACGCTTACCGCCGGCATCGCCGAGGTGTCCGGCGCGGCCGCCGACCCGGCCGACGACCCGGGGCAGCACGTCGGCCTCTCGAACGTCGACGAACGGCTCCGGTCGGTCTTCGGGGACGGGTTCGGCCTGGTCGTGGAGACGGGCCTGGGTTCGGGTACGAAGGTCAGCATGCGCGTGCCGAAGTTCCACCCCGGCGTCCGGGCGACGTCGTGA
- a CDS encoding sugar transferase yields MRHVDSFEIQPPTPPSHNGVPRSAWARARRRVSRWHRPYILFLLLLDFGAAALASFLAVQIFEQADSGFRNSPQAWFYTVAFVLLPLGWLLFLWGNRAYDRRYLGLGPDEFKRVIRAGVAVAAAVSFIAFATKTYSLSRWTVGFALLGAMLLIVLGRMIARAALHGLRRRFGHAGHRMVLVGTLPECLEVYTTVTRHPSVGLIPVAIHLTDGYAAARGLETPVPVYAGRDVLALVREVGGDTIAVCGSASAEPGELRRLAWQLEGSGVDLVVAPQLTDIAGPRVHIRPIEGLPLLHVEEPTLSGPALLVKNLMDRVAAGLGLLMLVPLFAAIALAIRISDPGPVFFRQPRVGHEGRTFRVWKFRTMYVDAEERLAGLVDRNETDGMLFKMKQDPRVFPVGRFLRATSLDELPQLINVLWGEMSLVGPRPLPADDGDFLGDVRRRLLVRPGMTGLWQVSGRSDLSWDEAVRLDLYYVDNWSLAYDLSILWRTVGVVLARKGAY; encoded by the coding sequence GTGCGGCACGTCGACAGCTTTGAGATCCAGCCGCCGACTCCGCCGTCGCACAACGGCGTACCCCGGTCGGCGTGGGCCCGCGCCCGGCGCCGGGTCTCCCGGTGGCACCGGCCCTACATCCTGTTCCTGCTGCTGCTCGACTTCGGCGCGGCGGCTCTGGCCAGCTTCCTGGCCGTGCAGATCTTCGAGCAGGCCGACTCGGGCTTCCGCAACTCCCCGCAAGCCTGGTTCTACACCGTGGCGTTCGTGCTCCTGCCGCTCGGCTGGCTGCTCTTCCTCTGGGGCAACCGGGCCTACGACCGGCGCTACCTGGGGCTCGGCCCGGACGAATTCAAGCGGGTGATCCGGGCCGGCGTGGCGGTGGCGGCGGCGGTCTCGTTCATCGCCTTCGCCACGAAGACCTACTCCCTGTCCCGGTGGACGGTCGGCTTCGCGCTGCTCGGCGCGATGTTGCTGATCGTGCTCGGCCGCATGATCGCCCGGGCCGCCCTGCACGGGCTGCGCCGCCGGTTCGGGCACGCCGGGCACCGGATGGTGCTCGTCGGCACGCTGCCCGAGTGCCTGGAGGTCTACACCACGGTCACCCGGCACCCGTCGGTCGGCCTGATCCCGGTGGCCATCCACCTCACCGACGGGTACGCCGCCGCCCGCGGCCTGGAGACCCCGGTGCCGGTGTACGCGGGCCGCGACGTGCTCGCCCTGGTACGTGAGGTCGGCGGCGACACCATCGCGGTCTGCGGCTCGGCCAGCGCCGAGCCGGGCGAGCTGCGCCGCCTGGCCTGGCAGCTGGAGGGCTCCGGCGTCGACCTGGTGGTCGCGCCCCAGCTCACCGACATCGCCGGTCCCCGGGTGCACATCCGCCCGATCGAGGGCCTGCCGCTGCTGCACGTCGAGGAGCCGACCCTGTCCGGGCCGGCGCTGCTGGTCAAGAACCTGATGGACCGGGTGGCCGCCGGCCTGGGCCTGCTGATGCTGGTCCCGCTCTTCGCCGCCATCGCCCTGGCCATCCGGATCTCGGACCCCGGGCCGGTCTTCTTCCGCCAGCCCCGCGTCGGGCACGAGGGGCGGACGTTCCGGGTCTGGAAGTTCCGGACCATGTACGTCGACGCCGAGGAGCGGCTCGCCGGTCTGGTCGACCGGAACGAGACCGACGGCATGCTGTTCAAGATGAAGCAGGACCCCCGGGTCTTCCCGGTGGGCCGCTTTCTGCGGGCCACGTCGCTGGACGAGCTGCCCCAGCTGATCAACGTGCTGTGGGGCGAGATGTCGCTCGTCGGCCCGCGCCCGCTGCCCGCCGACGACGGCGACTTCCTGGGCGACGTACGCCGCCGGCTGCTGGTCCGGCCGGGCATGACCGGGCTGTGGCAGGTGTCCGGCCGCTCCGACCTGTCCTGGGACGAGGCGGTCCGGCTCGACCTCTACTACGTCGACAACTGGTCGCTGGCGTACGACCTGAGCATCCTGTGGCGGACCGTGGGCGTGGTGCTGGCCCGCAAGGGCGCGTACTAG
- a CDS encoding DNA-formamidopyrimidine glycosylase family protein has translation MPELPEVEALAGYLRERAVGRRVERFEVAAISALKTYDPPPSAVAGRAVTGAGRYGKFLDVRFDEGLHLVVHLARAGWLHYREAFPAATPLRPGKGPIAVRVRLDDGSGFDLTEAGTQKKLAAYLVTDPALVPGVAKLGPDALEADLPTFAERLRSRRGQVKGVLTDQSVLAGVGNAYSDEILHTARLSPFAITDRLTDDQLAGLHAATRTVLGDAVRRSMGQRAAELKGEKRSGLKVHARKGLPCPVCGDTVREVSFADSSLQYCPTCQTGGKPLADRRLSRLVR, from the coding sequence ATGCCCGAACTACCGGAGGTGGAAGCGCTCGCCGGTTACCTGCGCGAGCGTGCGGTGGGCCGCCGCGTCGAGCGGTTCGAGGTCGCCGCGATCAGCGCGCTCAAGACGTACGACCCGCCGCCGAGCGCGGTCGCCGGCCGCGCCGTGACCGGCGCCGGCCGGTACGGCAAGTTCCTGGACGTCCGGTTCGACGAGGGCCTGCACCTGGTGGTCCACCTGGCCCGGGCAGGCTGGCTGCACTACCGGGAGGCGTTCCCGGCGGCGACCCCGCTGCGGCCCGGCAAGGGCCCGATCGCGGTGCGGGTACGCCTCGACGACGGCTCCGGCTTCGACCTGACCGAGGCGGGCACCCAGAAGAAGCTGGCCGCCTATCTGGTCACCGACCCGGCGCTGGTGCCGGGTGTGGCGAAGCTCGGGCCGGACGCGCTGGAGGCGGATCTGCCGACCTTCGCCGAGCGGCTGCGCAGTCGCCGGGGCCAGGTGAAGGGCGTGCTGACCGACCAGTCGGTGCTCGCCGGGGTGGGTAACGCGTACTCCGACGAGATCCTGCACACGGCGCGGCTCTCGCCGTTCGCGATCACCGACCGGCTCACCGACGACCAGCTCGCCGGCCTGCACGCGGCCACGCGGACGGTGCTCGGCGACGCGGTACGCCGGTCCATGGGGCAACGGGCCGCGGAGCTGAAGGGCGAGAAGCGCTCGGGCCTGAAGGTGCACGCCCGCAAAGGGCTGCCGTGTCCGGTCTGCGGCGACACGGTGCGTGAGGTCTCGTTCGCCGATTCGAGCCTCCAGTACTGCCCCACATGTCAGACCGGCGGGAAGCCGCTGGCTGACCGAAGGTTGTCCCGTCTCGTACGGTGA
- a CDS encoding glycosyltransferase family 4 protein, translating to MRIVVAHNRYREAQPSGENTIVDAEIAQLTAAGVEVLPFLRSSDEIPSMSKPAKALLPISPIWAPKAQHDLDRLLTEHRPDVLHLHNPYPLLSPWVVRTAHRRGVPVVQTVHNYRQVCSSGLYFRDGVICQDCRGRALGVPAIVHRCYRNSRAQSALMATTLAVHRPTWKSVDRYIALTTAVADHLRDYGIPDERIVVKPNAVPDPGTPAPAGNGFLFMGRLSPEKGLDLLLSAWRRHPVGALGPLRIAGDGELRPLAEAAAAERPDVHYLGQLDRSGVRAVLADSSVVLATSTWHDVLPTVIIEALASGRPVLGTALGGIPYLVGADGPREPAGTGPAEVATAAPGDGRVALPAGVQRGEAGWVVAPEVDALAAALPLAAAEAGMLAGPARSRYERTFHPDVITKRLIDIYAGLQSRA from the coding sequence GTGAGAATCGTGGTGGCGCACAACCGGTATCGGGAAGCCCAGCCCTCCGGCGAGAACACCATCGTCGACGCGGAGATCGCCCAGCTCACCGCCGCCGGCGTGGAGGTGCTGCCGTTCCTGCGCAGCTCCGACGAGATTCCGTCGATGTCCAAGCCGGCCAAGGCGCTGCTGCCGATCTCGCCGATCTGGGCGCCGAAGGCCCAGCACGACCTCGACCGCCTGCTCACCGAGCACCGGCCGGACGTGCTGCACCTGCACAACCCGTACCCCCTGCTCTCGCCCTGGGTGGTGCGGACCGCGCACAGGCGCGGGGTGCCGGTGGTGCAGACGGTGCACAACTACCGGCAGGTCTGTTCCTCGGGCCTGTACTTCCGCGACGGCGTGATCTGCCAGGACTGCCGGGGCCGGGCGCTGGGCGTGCCGGCGATCGTGCACCGCTGCTACCGCAACTCCCGGGCGCAGAGCGCGCTGATGGCCACCACGCTCGCCGTGCACCGCCCGACCTGGAAGTCGGTGGACCGGTACATCGCGCTCACCACGGCGGTCGCTGATCATCTGCGCGACTACGGCATCCCGGACGAGCGGATCGTGGTCAAGCCGAACGCGGTACCCGACCCGGGCACCCCGGCGCCGGCCGGGAACGGCTTCCTCTTCATGGGGCGGCTCAGCCCGGAGAAGGGCCTGGACCTGCTGCTCTCGGCGTGGCGGCGGCACCCGGTGGGCGCGCTCGGCCCGCTGCGCATCGCCGGTGACGGCGAGCTGCGTCCGCTCGCCGAGGCGGCCGCCGCCGAACGGCCCGACGTGCACTACCTGGGCCAGCTCGACCGCTCCGGGGTACGCGCCGTGCTGGCCGACAGCTCCGTGGTGCTGGCCACCTCCACCTGGCACGACGTGCTGCCCACGGTGATCATCGAGGCGCTGGCGTCCGGGCGGCCGGTGCTCGGCACCGCGCTCGGCGGCATCCCGTATCTGGTGGGCGCGGACGGCCCGCGCGAGCCCGCCGGCACCGGCCCGGCCGAGGTGGCCACCGCGGCGCCGGGCGACGGGCGGGTCGCGTTGCCGGCCGGGGTGCAGCGCGGCGAAGCCGGCTGGGTGGTGGCGCCGGAGGTGGACGCGCTGGCCGCAGCGTTGCCGCTGGCCGCCGCCGAGGCGGGAATGCTCGCTGGTCCGGCCCGGTCCCGCTACGAGCGCACCTTCCACCCCGACGTGATCACCAAGCGCCTGATCGACATCTACGCGGGCTTGCAGAGCCGCGCCTGA
- a CDS encoding CDP-alcohol phosphatidyltransferase family protein yields the protein MPSATTLAEPRPTVADFHRVNRGGGLFSESISQWIGAAFALAAQRLGLRPTALTLTNLVLGLAASITVVALADDVAAGTVPAWAVGLFALVAWQIAYALDCADGQLARVTDQRSTAGARIDVLCDVAAQIALVAAIGATAVAQRPSTPVWLVAVFAGTWMVNLVTSVMQSGPNAASMVTSTSLPVRLVKLVRDYGAVIFVAGLVLAFAPALAFWVMVAFTVVNGGFLLASIAFSARASLR from the coding sequence GTGCCCTCCGCGACCACATTGGCTGAGCCCCGCCCCACCGTCGCCGACTTCCACCGGGTCAACCGGGGAGGCGGCCTGTTCAGCGAGTCGATCAGCCAGTGGATCGGGGCTGCCTTCGCGCTCGCCGCCCAGCGCCTGGGGTTGCGCCCGACCGCGCTGACGCTGACCAACCTGGTGCTGGGGCTGGCCGCCTCGATCACCGTGGTGGCGCTCGCCGACGACGTGGCCGCCGGCACCGTACCGGCCTGGGCAGTCGGGCTGTTCGCGCTGGTCGCGTGGCAGATCGCGTACGCGCTGGACTGCGCCGACGGGCAGCTCGCCCGGGTGACCGATCAGCGCAGCACGGCCGGCGCCCGGATCGACGTGCTCTGCGACGTGGCCGCCCAGATCGCGCTGGTGGCCGCCATCGGCGCGACAGCCGTGGCACAGCGCCCGTCCACGCCGGTGTGGCTGGTGGCGGTGTTCGCGGGCACCTGGATGGTCAACCTGGTGACGTCGGTGATGCAGTCCGGGCCTAACGCGGCGAGCATGGTCACCTCGACCTCGCTCCCGGTACGCCTCGTGAAGCTGGTCCGCGACTACGGTGCGGTGATCTTCGTGGCCGGTCTGGTGCTGGCCTTCGCGCCCGCGCTGGCGTTCTGGGTGATGGTGGCGTTCACCGTCGTCAACGGCGGCTTCCTGCTGGCGAGCATCGCCTTCTCCGCCCGCGCCTCCCTACGCTGA
- a CDS encoding iron-containing alcohol dehydrogenase family protein — protein sequence MPLLARSVLTPLHIDVRRGAVADLASILSDGRISAGGDVAVVVGPGQGERIAELIRPSLRSADVFTVAGGTLDAADDLGAKLRARSYDAVVGIGGGKTIDVAKYAATRRGLPMVSVATALANDGIASPVASLITEGLKGSYGVHIPIAVIVDLDFVEAGPERHNRAGIGDVVSNISALADWDLARQVRGERVDGLAASLARAGAEAVLNHPGDMSDDAFVTVLAEALISSGLAMAIEGTSRPCSGGCHEIMHAVDALFPGTASHGELAGLGALFCTYLRGDERRFADMAACLTRHGLPRLPAEVELTDDQFVEAVQFAPATRPDRYTILEHLTMSATETRERLADYAGALRDHIG from the coding sequence GTGCCGCTACTAGCCCGCAGCGTCCTCACCCCGCTGCACATCGACGTGCGGCGGGGCGCGGTGGCCGACCTGGCGTCGATCCTCTCCGACGGGCGGATCTCCGCCGGTGGCGACGTCGCCGTGGTGGTCGGGCCGGGGCAGGGCGAACGGATCGCCGAACTGATCCGGCCGTCGCTGCGCTCGGCCGACGTGTTCACGGTGGCCGGGGGCACGCTCGACGCCGCCGACGACCTGGGGGCGAAGCTGCGCGCCCGGTCGTACGACGCGGTCGTCGGCATCGGCGGCGGCAAGACCATCGACGTGGCCAAGTACGCCGCGACCCGGCGCGGTCTGCCGATGGTCTCGGTGGCGACCGCGCTGGCGAACGACGGCATCGCCTCCCCGGTGGCGAGCCTGATCACCGAGGGCCTGAAGGGCTCCTACGGCGTGCATATCCCGATCGCGGTGATCGTGGATCTAGACTTCGTGGAGGCCGGGCCGGAACGGCACAACCGGGCCGGCATCGGCGACGTGGTGAGCAACATCAGCGCCCTGGCGGACTGGGATCTCGCCCGCCAGGTACGCGGCGAGCGCGTCGACGGGCTGGCCGCCTCGCTGGCCCGGGCCGGCGCGGAGGCGGTGCTGAACCATCCGGGTGACATGAGCGACGACGCGTTCGTGACGGTGCTGGCCGAGGCACTGATCTCCAGTGGCCTGGCGATGGCGATCGAGGGCACCAGCCGGCCGTGCAGCGGCGGCTGCCACGAGATCATGCACGCGGTCGACGCGCTGTTCCCCGGCACCGCCTCGCACGGCGAGCTGGCCGGGCTCGGCGCGCTGTTCTGCACGTACCTGCGCGGCGACGAGCGGCGGTTCGCCGACATGGCGGCCTGCCTGACCCGGCACGGACTGCCCCGGCTGCCCGCCGAGGTCGAGCTGACCGACGACCAGTTCGTCGAGGCGGTGCAGTTCGCGCCGGCCACCCGGCCGGACCGCTACACCATCCTCGAACACCTCACGATGTCGGCTACCGAGACGCGGGAGCGGCTGGCAGACTACGCCGGTGCCCTCCGCGACCACATTGGCTGA
- a CDS encoding phosphocholine cytidylyltransferase family protein, which translates to MIGMVLAAGAGRRLRPYTDTLPKALVPVDGETTILDIALRNLAEVGLNEVVIVVGYAADAVRERQTALEEKYGVTLTLVHNDKAEEWNNAYSLWLAREHFSRGVLLVNGDTVHPVSVEKTLLAERGPGILLAVDTLKPLAEEEMKTTFDAAGQLTRITKLMDPGEAYGEYIGATLIEPQVAVPLADALEATWRRDPNLYYEDGYQEFAERGGEVRAAPIGDVSWVEVDNHADLARAREIACRY; encoded by the coding sequence ATGATCGGGATGGTGCTCGCCGCGGGAGCGGGGCGCCGGCTGCGGCCGTACACCGACACCCTGCCCAAGGCCCTGGTGCCGGTCGACGGGGAGACCACCATCCTCGACATCGCGCTGCGCAACCTCGCCGAGGTGGGGCTGAACGAAGTAGTGATCGTGGTCGGCTACGCGGCCGACGCGGTGCGGGAGCGCCAGACCGCCCTGGAGGAGAAGTACGGCGTCACGCTCACCCTGGTCCACAACGACAAGGCCGAGGAGTGGAACAACGCGTACTCGCTCTGGCTGGCGCGGGAGCACTTCTCCCGGGGCGTGCTGCTCGTCAACGGCGACACCGTGCACCCGGTGAGCGTGGAGAAGACGCTGCTGGCCGAGCGCGGCCCCGGCATCCTGCTCGCAGTGGACACCCTCAAGCCGCTGGCCGAGGAGGAGATGAAGACCACCTTCGACGCGGCCGGCCAGCTCACCCGCATCACCAAGCTGATGGACCCGGGCGAGGCGTACGGCGAGTACATCGGCGCGACGCTGATCGAGCCGCAGGTGGCGGTGCCGCTCGCGGACGCCCTGGAGGCGACCTGGCGACGCGACCCGAACCTCTACTACGAGGACGGCTACCAGGAGTTCGCCGAGCGCGGCGGCGAGGTGCGGGCGGCCCCGATCGGTGACGTGTCCTGGGTCGAGGTCGACAACCACGCCGATCTGGCCCGGGCGCGGGAGATCGCGTGCCGCTACTAG